Genomic DNA from Gemmatimonadaceae bacterium:
TCAATCGGAATCTCAGCCGGCTTGCCGTCACGCAAGACCACGACGGTCATCGTCCCCTCAATCGCCAACTCTTCGCCTTCGTCGAAAACTTGATAGTCGTAGCGGATCGAGGTGCGTCCGAGTTTACCTACCGTGAACCAGAGGCGGAAGGGCGCATCGAGCGCGAGCATGCGATGAAACTGGCATTCGAGATGAACGCGCGGGAAATCAAAATTCTTGCGCCGGACATCCATCGGCCATTCGATGCCGCGCAAGAGTTCGCTCTCGGCCTCTTCGATGATCTCGAAGATGCGCGGGAAGTGCAGCCGCCCGGCGGCGTCCGCGTCGGCCCAACGGAGGCGGCGTCTAAATTCAATGGATGGAGCGGGCATGTGTGTCATTTTTGGGGCGGTGAAAGAGTAAGGAGAGCCCTGCGATGCAGTGACTCTCCTTGAAATGTCGCACGTTCTTGCCGGTCGGTTAGAAGGTGAACCGGAGGCCGAACTGCAACTGCCGGGGGTTGGCCGCCGAAGTGAAGCCAAGCGGTTCGGTCGGCGCTGCTGCGCGGTTGCCGCGTGCGCGGGTGGTGGTCAAAGCTCTCCGCTGATCAACTGAGAGGCTGCCGACGACGTTGTTGATGCCCGCGAGATTCGTCCGGTTGAAGAGGTTGAATGCTTCAAAGGTCAACTCCAGGAACATGGTTTCTTTGAAGGGGAAGCGTCGGGCTAGGCGTGCGTCGAAACTGTGGAATGGCTCGCCGACCCCTGTGTTGCGTCCCACGTCGAAGGGGCGATCCGATTGCAAGCGACCGTCGTTGTTGGCATCGAAGCCGAGCAACAAATTGAACGGGCGGCCTGAGCCGGCGGTGAAGATCGGGGAGAACAGAAAGTCGCGAAGAATTTTATTTCGCGCGGTACTTTGGAAAACGCCGCTAAAGACGGCGCGATGTCGCTGGTCAAAGGAAGAGAGGGCCCGGTCGAGCCGCAGGTTCAAAGGATTCTGCGCCGAGAAGTCGCTGTTGTAATCCGTCACTTCGTCAATTGACTTGGAGAAGGTGTAGTGCGCGTTGAGGCTGAAGCTGTTGGCGAAGCGACGCTGCACGGAGACCGTCCCCGCATGGTAGAACGAGTTGGCGGACGACTCGTAAATGTTGTCTTGAAAACGAAGGGGACTTAGGAAGT
This window encodes:
- a CDS encoding hotdog domain-containing protein, with translation MTHMPAPSIEFRRRLRWADADAAGRLHFPRIFEIIEEAESELLRGIEWPMDVRRKNFDFPRVHLECQFHRMLALDAPFRLWFTVGKLGRTSIRYDYQVFDEGEELAIEGTMTVVVLRDGKPAEIPI